The proteins below are encoded in one region of Carassius auratus strain Wakin linkage group LG44F, ASM336829v1, whole genome shotgun sequence:
- the LOC113068330 gene encoding cbp/p300-interacting transactivator 3-like, with translation MAEHLMMPMTHGSAGGGLHGYRMGMNGPSPHGHQPGLRTLPNGQLMHYSRGPQGSMDAAMRQRNVMNGVMNGPVNGQMSSGHPHQMQQPSMMYGGPNQQLQGHPPTQHHHMHPQNQHPQQYMGGGGLTASQQLMASMHLQKLNTQYRGHPHGPMNSHHMGNVQHRMGPAQLAGMQMGMGGPALGLNVMDMDLIDEEVLTSLVLELGLDRVQELPELFLGQNEFDFISDFVCKQQPSTVSC, from the coding sequence ATGGCTGAACACCTGATGATGCCTATGACCCACGGCTCTGCTGGAGGAGGCCTGCATGGGTATCGCATGGGAATGAACGGCCCTTCTCCACACGGACATCAGCCCGGTCTGCGGACCCTCCCCAATGGGCAGCTCATGCATTACAGCAGGGGTCCCCAGGGCTCAATGGACGCGGCCATGAGGCAGAGGAACGTGATGAACGGCGTCATGAACGGACCTGTCAATGGCCAGATGAGCAGCGGACACCCCCACCAAATGCAACAACCCAGTATGATGTACGGAGGTCCAAATCAGCAACTGCAGGGTCACCCTCCAACCCAGCACCATCATATGCACCCCCAGAACCAGCACCCACAGCAGTATATGGGTGGAGGAGGCCTTACAGCATCTCAGCAGCTTATGGCGAGCATGCATCTTCAGAAACTCAATACTCAGTACCGTGGACACCCTCACGGGCCTATGAATAGCCATCACATGGGAAACGTCCAGCACAGGATGGGTCCTGCTCAGTTGGCAGGTATGCAGATGGGGATGGGTGGGCCAGCGTTGGGCCTCAACGTCATGGACATGGACTTGATTGATGAGGAGGTTCTGACGTCCTTGGTGCTGGAGTTGGGGTTGGACCGGGTTCAAGAGTTGCCTGAGCTTTTCCTTGGACAAAACGAGTTTGATTTCATCTCGGACTTTGTGTGCAAGCAGCAACCAAGTACTGTCAGCTGCTGA